The Mucilaginibacter yixingensis genome window below encodes:
- a CDS encoding RteC domain-containing protein has protein sequence MNTQLKNKTTELEQLLTELPFTEPLEYLQNANRQIDECLQYFREQVKQQPFEDSGAEIEFFKFIRPGIVALKIEEIYKYNLIVNKPIGTSASVVHYFEESLKGLQIFFQLNSFYFQYYKNQFSEMDHLYFRRNSGVLSVPVPDTTDIDPDCSTAMSDLFARFIAYEAVQRHISYEVEVLKNGGAPLSDADQKVPELRWTGDVVNIVELAYGIWLTGQLNDGNASLSQIVRWLEKHLQVNIGIAQRKFTEIARRKRLSITRFIDKMRDAILKKMEGDLV, from the coding sequence ATGAATACACAGCTTAAAAACAAGACCACAGAATTAGAACAGCTGCTCACCGAGCTTCCTTTCACGGAGCCGTTGGAGTATTTGCAAAATGCAAACCGGCAGATAGATGAATGTCTGCAATACTTCAGAGAACAGGTAAAACAACAACCCTTTGAAGATTCGGGCGCAGAAATCGAGTTTTTTAAATTCATTCGGCCCGGTATAGTTGCATTGAAGATCGAAGAGATCTATAAGTACAACCTGATCGTAAACAAGCCCATCGGTACCTCCGCCTCTGTTGTGCATTATTTTGAAGAATCCCTAAAGGGTCTTCAGATCTTTTTTCAACTCAATTCATTCTATTTCCAGTATTACAAGAATCAGTTCTCCGAAATGGATCACCTGTATTTTCGGCGCAATTCCGGTGTATTGAGTGTGCCGGTTCCTGACACCACTGATATTGATCCTGATTGTTCAACAGCTATGAGCGATCTTTTTGCCCGTTTTATAGCTTATGAAGCGGTACAGCGACATATTTCTTACGAAGTTGAGGTCCTGAAGAATGGAGGTGCGCCATTGTCTGATGCCGATCAGAAGGTTCCGGAGCTTCGTTGGACCGGTGATGTGGTCAATATTGTCGAACTGGCGTACGGAATATGGCTGACCGGGCAGCTGAATGACGGTAATGCCAGCCTCAGCCAGATCGTGCGATGGCTGGAAAAACATCTGCAGGTTAACATAGGCATTGCCCAGCGAAAGTTCACGGAGATTGCTCGCCGCAAGCGCTTAAGCATTACACGATTCATCGACAAAATGCGCGATGCGATCCTGAAAAAAATGGAAGGCGATCTTGTGTAG
- a CDS encoding cysteine peptidase family C39 domain-containing protein, which produces MKLITELKRIFVRQHGEDDCGLACLAMVLNYAGEVDASRQIMTEMSSAEGLGLNELRNIAGDYGLKSRAVEMEVDYLRTLKHPCIIHTEPEDGAGHYQVFYGMQSGRFVLADPANQVYTVDEAVLMRSWKSRAALYFEELPKNLAGFKRSNWSIFFSLVSVPLPLLIVMALLTGVSAVFGISLSWFFQKTNVNSAMLNPSTVAVLIILLAFIGIFKAVLNFARQRTLMIFNVKCNEELLTRYLGAIFRGAGSNAVAPRVKDSLTDLQKVQNAASVFIATFVGDGAMIILMLAITMAYLPAAGLVILTGIVVIGYLNHRRVPFFHYQMQETNRMSGNLETAIKRDLGRFDQLHHAGILDQCVSRHQQRASVMRNAAASFAIRSLKFLLLTDLLGMGMVITVIILAILFYLSGTIYFETVVLCSLLTFLITNLLARICSAIEIIDSGADAAVQLLRVLQ; this is translated from the coding sequence ATGAAATTAATAACAGAACTGAAAAGAATTTTTGTTCGCCAGCATGGTGAAGACGACTGCGGACTGGCCTGCCTGGCTATGGTGCTAAATTATGCCGGAGAGGTTGATGCAAGCCGTCAAATAATGACTGAGATGTCATCGGCGGAAGGACTGGGACTGAATGAATTGCGGAACATTGCCGGTGACTATGGATTAAAATCCCGAGCTGTAGAGATGGAGGTTGATTACTTACGAACATTGAAACACCCATGCATTATTCATACTGAACCCGAGGATGGAGCTGGGCACTATCAGGTTTTCTACGGAATGCAGAGCGGTCGGTTTGTGCTTGCCGATCCGGCAAATCAGGTTTACACCGTTGATGAAGCTGTCCTGATGCGTTCATGGAAGAGTAGGGCAGCATTGTATTTTGAGGAACTACCCAAGAACCTGGCCGGTTTTAAACGGTCAAATTGGAGCATCTTTTTTTCTTTAGTTAGCGTACCATTACCCTTATTGATCGTGATGGCTTTACTGACGGGCGTGTCAGCCGTTTTTGGGATCTCGCTTTCGTGGTTCTTTCAGAAAACGAATGTAAATAGCGCGATGCTCAACCCGTCCACTGTTGCAGTTCTTATTATTTTGCTGGCATTTATAGGCATATTTAAAGCCGTACTCAACTTTGCACGCCAGCGAACGTTGATGATCTTTAATGTTAAATGTAATGAGGAGTTGTTAACCCGCTATCTCGGTGCAATTTTTCGCGGCGCAGGCAGCAATGCTGTTGCGCCGCGTGTGAAAGATTCCCTGACTGATTTGCAGAAGGTTCAAAACGCCGCCTCTGTTTTCATCGCTACTTTTGTCGGGGACGGTGCAATGATCATTTTGATGTTGGCCATTACAATGGCTTATCTCCCTGCAGCGGGCCTGGTAATTCTCACAGGGATAGTCGTAATTGGTTATCTTAACCACCGGCGCGTACCGTTCTTTCATTATCAAATGCAGGAAACGAACCGGATGTCGGGAAACCTCGAAACGGCTATCAAACGTGATCTGGGCCGGTTTGATCAACTCCATCATGCAGGGATATTGGACCAATGCGTTAGCCGCCACCAACAGCGGGCATCCGTTATGAGGAATGCCGCGGCCAGTTTCGCGATCAGATCCTTGAAGTTTTTATTGCTAACTGATTTGCTCGGAATGGGCATGGTGATTACGGTCATCATTCTGGCGATCCTGTTTTATCTCAGCGGTACGATTTATTTCGAAACCGTCGTTTTATGTTCTCTGCTTACTTTCCTCATCACAAATCTTTTGGCCAGGATTTGCTCAGCTATCGAAATTATCGACAGTGGCGCGGACGCTGCTGTTCAGTTGCTGAGAGTTCTTCAATAA
- a CDS encoding rhomboid family intramembrane serine protease, translated as MTWTIALLIFISSCVSFLNSVYFGKLLLHPVSIFRSNEYYRLFTADFVHNDMVHLVLNEAMLILVCGKLEKLLRATYEYGSLKFLVVYLASMLFGTVAVTIIHRSDFDFSGAGASGSILGCMFCYTILKPEVTALYLPLIGAIPNKCDALIYILGLIVYKLRGKNSMINHELHFFGALGGILVTFVLFPGVI; from the coding sequence ATGACCTGGACCATTGCGCTGCTGATATTTATCAGTAGCTGCGTTTCATTCTTAAACTCGGTATACTTCGGGAAGCTGCTGTTACATCCAGTCAGCATTTTTCGCTCAAACGAATATTACCGGCTTTTCACTGCTGACTTTGTGCATAATGACATGGTGCACCTCGTGCTCAATGAGGCCATGCTTATTTTAGTATGTGGGAAGTTGGAAAAGCTACTAAGAGCAACCTATGAGTATGGTAGTTTAAAGTTCCTGGTAGTTTACCTGGCAAGCATGCTATTCGGTACGGTAGCAGTGACGATCATCCACCGCAGTGATTTTGATTTTTCCGGTGCCGGTGCCTCTGGGAGCATCCTTGGTTGTATGTTTTGCTACACTATCCTGAAACCAGAAGTAACAGCTTTGTACCTCCCCCTTATCGGGGCGATTCCGAACAAATGCGATGCACTGATCTATATCTTAGGTTTAATCGTTTATAAATTAAGAGGGAAGAATTCAATGATTAATCATGAACTACATTTCTTCGGTGCATTAGGTGGCATTTTGGTGACGTTCGTTCTTTTTCCTGGGGTTATATAA
- a CDS encoding helix-turn-helix domain-containing protein produces the protein MNTMDTIGEKIRIQRLIKNYSQEYMAFMLEISQPAYSNIESGKTEITLNRIYEIAEVLEISAYLLMPKPKYGTGINLHTFYHTLKKLGSLLSKPSQEKKMAAIQQGIVYRDISKNLD, from the coding sequence ATGAATACCATGGATACTATAGGAGAAAAGATCCGGATCCAGCGACTGATCAAAAACTATAGCCAGGAGTATATGGCTTTTATGCTCGAGATCTCACAGCCTGCCTATTCCAATATTGAAAGCGGAAAAACAGAGATTACCCTCAACCGGATCTACGAGATCGCAGAGGTCCTGGAGATCTCCGCCTATCTTTTAATGCCCAAGCCGAAATACGGAACAGGTATCAACCTGCATACCTTTTATCACACCCTTAAAAAGCTCGGCAGCCTTTTATCGAAACCATCACAGGAAAAGAAAATGGCAGCAATCCAGCAGGGAATTGTCTACAGGGACATATCAAAGAACCTGGACTAA
- a CDS encoding DeoR family transcriptional regulator gives MDYRSYEQRLAYILELLEKGRFGSLDAAAIRFCVSTRTVKRMLNHLRENGHQIVYDRSANKYFLKKDE, from the coding sequence GTGGATTACAGATCATACGAACAGCGCTTAGCTTATATCTTAGAGCTATTGGAGAAAGGCCGCTTCGGATCGCTGGATGCCGCGGCCATCCGTTTTTGTGTCAGTACACGGACGGTCAAACGTATGCTCAATCACCTTCGGGAAAATGGGCATCAAATCGTCTATGACCGTTCAGCAAACAAATATTTTTTAAAAAAAGATGAGTGA
- a CDS encoding protein kinase gives MEKAFYIHLQNYAPLLKAERIPYKEDDKCLTSGLLSPTKGFMIFISCKTLQTPDLLRTVLPYLKKTALPFRLIKNQSQQYRLNSGVFGEEECGKVISIYLQDAELLQSITSELIVITQLFKGPVVSQAQQLADVLYLQQVNLQDDQVLLTRPKPDELPIPIPKQYLRKAKSNSILGGGYLPVQTLRKSPKGDVIKAINLKGFAFNWCLIKQGKPVALDDHFDRDMKDRLLWQREIIQRVQANVHTPQYIDYFERNGACYLITEFAEGLSFGQAIRDILNGTEWSGLNIQNRSQILIWYLQAIGLVDKIHQHGLIHRDITDSNFIILKNGELCIIDFELTYSLTEQLPNPPFLLGTFGYAAPEQLEYAVPDQKEDIYSLGALLCFALTGCPPREFLDTTLQITKAKLLRLTQSPLLTATVIHCLAPQRKERPALATIQLNIHQALQALTYENPATKPQTESLAY, from the coding sequence ATGGAGAAAGCATTCTATATTCACCTGCAAAACTATGCGCCGCTGCTGAAAGCCGAGCGTATACCCTACAAAGAAGACGATAAATGCCTGACAAGTGGCCTGTTGTCGCCAACAAAAGGCTTTATGATTTTCATCAGCTGTAAAACCCTACAGACGCCTGACCTATTACGTACCGTTCTTCCTTATTTAAAGAAAACCGCCCTACCCTTCCGGCTGATCAAAAACCAATCGCAGCAATACCGACTTAATTCAGGTGTTTTTGGTGAGGAAGAATGCGGGAAGGTTATTTCCATCTACTTGCAAGACGCTGAACTGCTACAAAGCATTACTAGTGAGCTCATCGTTATAACGCAACTCTTCAAAGGCCCGGTAGTCTCACAGGCCCAGCAACTCGCTGACGTTCTTTATCTACAACAGGTGAACCTGCAAGACGATCAGGTGCTTCTTACCAGACCGAAACCCGACGAACTGCCGATACCCATTCCTAAACAATATCTCAGAAAAGCCAAATCAAATTCGATACTCGGCGGTGGTTACCTTCCCGTTCAAACCCTTCGTAAGTCCCCAAAAGGCGACGTGATCAAGGCGATCAATTTAAAAGGATTTGCTTTTAATTGGTGCCTGATCAAACAAGGTAAGCCGGTAGCACTTGACGACCATTTCGACCGGGATATGAAAGATCGGTTACTATGGCAACGGGAGATCATTCAGCGCGTGCAGGCTAACGTCCATACGCCACAATATATCGACTACTTCGAGCGAAATGGCGCATGTTACCTGATCACTGAATTTGCTGAAGGGCTTTCGTTCGGTCAGGCCATCCGTGATATACTTAACGGAACAGAATGGTCTGGGCTCAATATTCAAAACCGAAGCCAGATCCTCATCTGGTATTTGCAGGCAATCGGTCTTGTTGACAAAATACATCAGCATGGTCTTATCCATCGTGACATTACCGACAGCAACTTTATCATCCTGAAGAATGGCGAGTTATGTATCATCGATTTTGAGCTCACCTACTCATTAACCGAGCAACTACCCAACCCGCCTTTTCTACTGGGCACGTTTGGCTATGCAGCGCCGGAGCAACTGGAATATGCAGTTCCTGATCAGAAAGAAGACATCTATTCACTCGGCGCATTGCTATGTTTTGCTCTTACCGGCTGCCCACCGCGAGAATTCCTTGACACAACCCTACAGATCACCAAAGCCAAATTGCTTCGTCTAACCCAGTCGCCATTACTGACGGCTACCGTGATCCATTGTCTGGCTCCACAGCGTAAAGAGCGTCCTGCGTTAGCCACTATCCAGTTAAACATTCACCAAGCACTACAAGCATTAACCTATGAAAACCCAGCAACAAAACCCCAAACCGAATCCCTGGCTTATTGA
- a CDS encoding MauE/DoxX family redox-associated membrane protein: MKTQQQNPKPNPWLIETTAWLLALLFIFTAASKLMDMHHFIQQIDNQPFDNHFTPFLVIGLPVAELATALLLFIPKVRTTGLWLSAIMMTTFTVYVALVTFHFFDRVPCACAGVFNRMSWTQHLIFNIVFTAIAIYGILLQKQTPESN, from the coding sequence ATGAAAACCCAGCAACAAAACCCCAAACCGAATCCCTGGCTTATTGAAACAACCGCCTGGCTGCTGGCCTTATTGTTCATTTTTACGGCGGCCAGCAAGTTGATGGATATGCATCACTTTATTCAGCAGATCGACAATCAGCCATTCGATAACCACTTTACACCATTCTTGGTCATTGGCCTTCCGGTAGCAGAACTAGCGACAGCCCTGCTACTTTTCATACCCAAGGTTAGAACGACCGGGCTTTGGCTCTCAGCTATCATGATGACCACCTTTACCGTATATGTGGCACTCGTCACCTTTCATTTCTTCGACCGGGTACCCTGTGCTTGTGCCGGCGTATTCAACCGGATGAGCTGGACCCAACACTTGATCTTTAATATCGTCTTTACCGCAATTGCCATCTATGGCATCCTGCTTCAAAAACAAACACCTGAAAGTAATTAA
- a CDS encoding NAD-dependent epimerase/dehydratase family protein, with amino-acid sequence MKNILITGGAGFIGSQLTSFLLSDTEYNVFVIDNFDPFYPKEIKEKNISSFLTNAFYTFINGDIRNYEVLNSLPQIDIIVHLAAKAGVRASINNPIDYQDVNVAGTLNLLEYARKQNITQFVFASSSSVYGLNPDSPWKENAELLPISPYAWSKISNEMLGRVYSQLYNIRFIALRFFTVYGPSQRPDLAINKFFRNIRDDQPIPVYGSGESIRDYTHVSDVVDGITKAMLYDSSNFEIFNIGCGNPITLNHLIQKIETLCDRKAKIVNYPVQQGDVPVTYADVGKANKLLGYSSKISIEFGLKEYSEWFFQNEISPLKLTDSKL; translated from the coding sequence ATGAAAAATATATTGATAACAGGAGGCGCGGGCTTTATTGGAAGCCAATTGACCTCTTTCTTGTTGTCTGATACCGAATACAATGTTTTCGTTATAGATAATTTCGACCCTTTCTACCCAAAAGAAATCAAAGAAAAAAACATTTCATCTTTTCTAACAAATGCTTTTTATACATTTATCAATGGTGATATACGTAACTATGAAGTACTGAATAGCTTACCTCAGATTGACATTATTGTACACTTAGCAGCAAAAGCAGGGGTTAGAGCTAGTATCAATAACCCTATAGACTACCAGGATGTAAATGTGGCGGGCACATTAAATCTATTGGAATATGCTCGCAAACAAAATATCACTCAATTCGTCTTTGCGTCCTCAAGCAGTGTTTATGGGTTAAACCCTGACAGCCCTTGGAAAGAAAATGCAGAGCTTTTACCTATAAGCCCTTATGCTTGGTCAAAAATCTCCAATGAGATGCTTGGGCGAGTCTATTCACAACTATATAATATTCGTTTTATTGCACTTCGATTTTTTACAGTTTATGGTCCATCCCAAAGACCTGATTTAGCAATAAATAAATTCTTCAGAAATATAAGAGACGATCAACCTATTCCCGTTTATGGATCCGGTGAATCAATTCGAGATTACACTCATGTTTCAGATGTAGTTGATGGAATCACAAAAGCAATGTTATATGATTCATCCAATTTTGAAATATTTAATATTGGATGCGGTAATCCAATAACCCTTAACCATTTAATTCAAAAAATCGAAACGCTTTGTGATAGAAAAGCGAAGATAGTAAACTATCCCGTTCAACAAGGAGACGTACCGGTTACATATGCTGATGTTGGCAAGGCAAATAAGCTTCTTGGATATTCCTCCAAAATATCCATTGAATTTGGTTTAAAAGAATATAGCGAGTGGTTTTTCCAAAACGAGATCAGTCCTTTAAAACTGACTGATTCAAAGTTGTAG
- a CDS encoding helix-turn-helix domain-containing protein, with protein MVSEAHKDILIRFGKHLESLRKKQNLSLRKLALNCNIDHADVKKYENGEFNLTLISLTELAKGLGLPLKELMEF; from the coding sequence ATGGTAAGCGAAGCTCATAAGGATATACTTATCAGATTTGGGAAGCATCTCGAATCTCTTCGCAAGAAACAGAATCTATCCCTCCGCAAACTTGCTCTCAATTGTAATATTGATCATGCTGATGTTAAAAAGTATGAGAATGGGGAGTTTAATCTCACATTGATTTCACTTACGGAACTGGCTAAAGGCTTGGGACTGCCATTGAAGGAGTTGATGGAGTTTTAA
- a CDS encoding SOS response-associated peptidase family protein encodes MWGYLPGAIKTHDEAQAFIRSYTTMNFKSENMLTNDKGNKSMWANAVEAGRTCLVLSTGMVENRHINKIEKKGEPLKATEAFPYMVTMKDREYWWLPGLYNQVLDQETGELVYTFAFATTKANALFRQIHNKDNKWRMPAIPSDDVAYEWLLGNPSVQRMQEIARTQVMSKDMDFCTITKEYLTQRDANPTNYDTLPPIDLTYLNIAEELIYPAA; translated from the coding sequence ATTTGGGGCTATTTACCAGGCGCAATTAAAACGCATGACGAAGCTCAAGCCTTCATTCGCTCGTACACGACCATGAATTTTAAGTCCGAGAATATGCTTACCAATGACAAAGGTAATAAATCAATGTGGGCTAATGCGGTAGAAGCAGGTCGCACCTGCTTAGTATTATCGACGGGCATGGTAGAGAACCGGCACATTAACAAAATCGAAAAAAAAGGTGAGCCGCTTAAAGCAACAGAAGCTTTTCCATACATGGTGACTATGAAAGACCGAGAATATTGGTGGTTACCGGGCTTATATAACCAGGTATTGGATCAAGAAACCGGCGAGTTGGTTTACACATTTGCTTTTGCAACTACAAAAGCAAACGCCTTGTTCCGCCAGATTCATAATAAAGATAACAAATGGCGCATGCCCGCTATACCAAGCGATGATGTGGCATACGAATGGTTATTAGGTAATCCATCGGTACAGCGTATGCAAGAGATAGCACGGACTCAAGTAATGTCAAAAGATATGGATTTTTGCACCATCACCAAGGAATACTTAACACAACGGGACGCTAATCCAACGAATTATGATACTTTACCACCAATTGACCTGACATATCTAAATATTGCAGAGGAATTGATCTATCCAGCTGCTTAA
- the istB gene encoding IS21-like element helper ATPase IstB, whose product MNTNTLDKLRKLKFYGMYHAFKSCLETGQTAEYTTDELLAHLVEAEWDDRQNRRIERTIMYAKFRYKASVENIHYHADRSIDRNQVMRLADCHFIDRNENLLITGSTGIGKSYIASAIGHQACILGYRVFYASTPKLFAKLKMAKADGSYMKDVAKLERQQLLILDDFGIQPFDAQSRAALMEIIEDRHGKTSLIITSQLPVSKWYEVIGEKTIADAILDRIVHDAHRMELKGESMRKRRPAEPEKSYLQNTL is encoded by the coding sequence ATGAACACGAACACCTTAGACAAACTTCGCAAACTGAAGTTCTATGGCATGTACCATGCCTTTAAAAGCTGCCTGGAAACGGGACAGACCGCAGAATACACCACTGATGAACTGCTGGCCCACCTGGTAGAGGCCGAATGGGACGACCGGCAGAACAGGCGCATAGAGCGTACGATCATGTATGCTAAGTTCCGCTATAAGGCCTCGGTAGAGAACATCCACTACCATGCCGACCGTAGTATCGACCGCAATCAGGTAATGCGCCTGGCAGACTGCCACTTTATTGACCGGAATGAGAACCTGTTGATCACAGGCAGCACCGGTATCGGCAAAAGCTATATCGCTTCTGCTATCGGACACCAAGCCTGCATACTGGGTTACCGCGTGTTCTATGCCAGCACACCCAAACTCTTTGCTAAGCTGAAGATGGCCAAGGCAGATGGTTCCTACATGAAGGATGTAGCCAAACTGGAACGCCAGCAACTACTGATCCTGGATGACTTCGGTATACAACCTTTTGATGCGCAGAGCAGGGCCGCACTGATGGAGATCATTGAGGACAGGCACGGTAAGACATCCCTGATCATCACCTCTCAGCTGCCGGTCAGTAAATGGTATGAGGTCATTGGTGAAAAGACGATCGCTGATGCTATCCTCGACCGCATCGTGCATGATGCGCACCGGATGGAACTAAAGGGAGAGTCGATGAGAAAAAGAAGGCCCGCAGAGCCCGAAAAAAGCTATCTGCAAAACACACTTTAA
- the istA gene encoding IS21 family transposase, producing MSKIRQILRMYSQGRSKLSIAAQTGVSRNTAKKYLIAFDASGFTFEEINTLNDKELEDFFGKSSERPPDKRMVALQRCFPQIDKELKRVGMNRRILWEAYIKEFPDGFKYTQFCFYYNQWKARVNPTMHLDHKAGDKLYVDFAGEKLSIADKDTGEVIEAEVFVAILGASQLTYVEAVLSQQKEDFIAACENALHFYGGVPAAIVPDNLKAAVTKSNRYEPTLNETFADFADHYGTTILPARAYRPRDKALVEGAVKIVYSRIYAPVRKEAYHTLAELNIAIKVALEAHNSQPLKGRNYSRKLQFEEIERQALSPLPALRYEFKRQHQATVMKNGHVCLGIDKHYYSVPYRFIGRKVKLLYSRTNVEVYYHYERIAMHRRIKSPYSYTTDKDHLASTHRFMTEWTPDKFLEWAASIHEDVRLYILKILDRKQHPEQAYRSCIGILSLARKAGNERLASACRRALGYGVYNYKTIQQILENKMDSYEESLFADELPMPSHDNIRGENYYK from the coding sequence ATGAGTAAGATAAGACAGATCCTCAGGATGTACAGCCAGGGCCGCAGCAAGCTATCGATAGCGGCCCAGACCGGCGTGTCACGCAATACCGCAAAGAAGTACCTTATTGCGTTCGATGCCAGCGGCTTTACGTTCGAGGAAATCAATACCCTTAATGATAAGGAGCTGGAGGACTTCTTTGGCAAAAGCAGTGAACGTCCCCCGGACAAGCGAATGGTGGCCCTGCAACGCTGTTTCCCGCAGATAGATAAAGAGTTAAAGCGTGTCGGTATGAACCGCCGCATCCTGTGGGAAGCTTATATCAAAGAGTTCCCTGACGGGTTCAAGTACACCCAATTCTGCTTTTATTACAACCAGTGGAAAGCCCGCGTGAACCCCACGATGCACCTGGATCATAAAGCCGGTGATAAGCTGTATGTGGACTTTGCCGGTGAAAAGCTAAGCATAGCGGACAAGGATACCGGTGAGGTCATCGAGGCCGAGGTGTTCGTTGCTATCCTTGGCGCCAGCCAACTAACTTACGTAGAAGCTGTGCTGAGCCAGCAGAAAGAAGACTTTATAGCAGCCTGTGAGAATGCCCTGCACTTTTATGGCGGCGTACCTGCCGCCATCGTTCCCGACAACCTGAAGGCTGCCGTTACCAAGAGTAACCGCTATGAGCCAACGCTGAACGAGACCTTTGCTGACTTTGCCGACCATTACGGAACGACCATCTTACCAGCGAGGGCGTACCGCCCTCGTGACAAAGCACTGGTAGAAGGAGCCGTTAAGATCGTTTACAGCCGTATCTACGCACCTGTTCGCAAAGAGGCCTATCATACCCTTGCAGAACTGAATATCGCGATCAAGGTCGCTTTAGAAGCACATAACAGCCAGCCGCTGAAAGGCCGCAATTACAGCAGAAAGCTCCAGTTCGAGGAGATAGAACGCCAGGCACTCTCGCCATTACCGGCATTACGTTATGAGTTCAAACGGCAGCACCAGGCCACTGTAATGAAGAACGGACATGTTTGTCTGGGTATCGACAAACACTACTACAGCGTACCGTACCGCTTTATCGGCAGGAAGGTCAAACTGCTGTATTCCCGCACCAACGTAGAAGTCTACTACCACTATGAACGCATCGCCATGCACAGGCGCATCAAAAGCCCTTACAGCTACACAACGGATAAAGATCACCTGGCTTCGACACACCGCTTTATGACCGAATGGACACCCGATAAGTTCCTGGAATGGGCAGCATCCATTCACGAGGATGTGAGGCTTTACATCCTGAAGATACTGGACCGAAAGCAACATCCGGAACAAGCTTACCGCTCCTGTATCGGTATCCTCAGCCTGGCGCGCAAGGCAGGTAACGAAAGGCTGGCCAGCGCTTGCAGGCGTGCGCTCGGCTATGGCGTGTACAACTACAAGACCATACAGCAGATACTGGAGAACAAGATGGACAGCTACGAGGAAAGCTTATTTGCTGACGAGCTGCCTATGCCCAGCCATGACAATATCCGGGGAGAGAACTACTATAAATAA
- a CDS encoding OB-fold nucleic acid binding domain-containing protein yields the protein MYQNCRPDSNPPAPSTAKGVCFITLEDETGTTNLVVFPKLFDKFRKEILHARLLMVEGMVECTEVTHIIVRRVFDITKLLGNLTAIPNEQQPVLTLENSLILTT from the coding sequence ATTTATCAAAACTGCCGGCCTGATTCTAATCCGCCAGCGCCCAGCACGGCCAAAGGAGTTTGCTTCATTACGCTCGAAGATGAAACCGGCACTACTAATCTAGTTGTTTTTCCTAAGCTATTTGATAAGTTCCGCAAAGAGATTCTGCACGCGCGGTTGCTGATGGTCGAAGGCATGGTAGAATGTACCGAGGTAACTCATATTATTGTCAGGAGGGTATTTGACATCACTAAGTTGCTGGGAAATCTGACCGCAATACCTAATGAGCAGCAACCAGTGCTCACGCTGGAGAATTCGCTGATATTGACCACCTGA